The nucleotide sequence AGTTTCACTATATACCTTTTGCATGAGAAGTTTGCATATGTTATTGACACTTCTCCATATAGGAAATCTCCTCCATTGAATACAACAAATTAAATCATTATTCATGTGCCAAAAGCAAATAATTAGTTTATTATTAGTGCATCATTATGATCTATTGATTTTTTTAATATTTAGTAGTACTTCACTagacttttattatttatttttgttCAGTGTTTGCCTAGTAACTAGGATGAGCATGTTTTTTCTTCATCAGGAATACGTGCATTGCATATGCACACTAACTAGTGAATATAAAGTTCTAACTGCAGAAAGGAGGAACGAAACTAGGTACCCTAAAAAATAGTAAGAGAAGAATAAAGCCAGGCGATCAATTGCATTTTCTTAGTATGAAAATTTGCATTTGATATGACATGATTGTAGGACTATCGAGCTGGCCAACACAAAAATTCTTCTACTGCAATCCTATTGTCCTTTATCCGACATAAATATACGCTCGTGGATCTGGTTTTCGTAATTGTGTGTTAGTCTGTGTTCCGATCTACTCTTCTCTTAATCTATGGTGATTGCTATTTTGATGTGCTGGTCTTATTGGGTCTTAGCACGACGATTTTCTGGATGTCTACTACAGCAAGGTTTGCCCGGCGTCGATGAGGGAGGGGTGATGATGGTGGCGCGCCGTGTACTATCTTGACGGTTGATGAATACTCcgtccgtttttaaatataagaccttttaaagAGTCTAATGTGGACTACATACgaaaaaaatgagtgaatctacactctaaaatatgtctatatacatcggtATATATGTccatattgaaatctttaaaataTCTTATTATATTTAgaatttagaaacggagggagtagacggTTTCTCCGGAAAAAAAATAGCCTTGTGAAGTCTCCGATCCGGAAAACGCAACAAGGGAGAAACCGAGAGCGGGCCGGTTATGGAGTTGTCTTTCTTCACCGGCAAGGCCGCAGCAGAGACGATCACAAAACAGAGACGGACTGACGGCCCGGGCCTTTATATACTGGAGCCCCCGGCCCCCGGTCGACGCACACGGTTGATAAAGCTAGCCCCAACAACCTGCACCTTGACCCAGGAAGAAAAGGCAGCAGCGGATCGAGTCGGCGAGAGCAATGGCGGCGCTCTACCTCGTGGCGACGAGGCTTTGCGACCTCGTGCTCGGGACATCAACGATACCTCTTCTCTCCTACCTTCGACCCCTCTTGCTGCTACAAATGTTACTATTTCCGATTTGGGTACGAAAATCTTCATTAAGTCTTCAAACTTGGGTCCAAAAAAATCTTCAAGTCTTTCATCTCTGTTCCTTGCAAATCTTACTTGGGTTTGTGTGTTGCAGGGTCTTCTCGAGCCAACCGCTGTCGAGATGAACGTCGATGATGTGGCTCTGGAGGTCTTCAACAGTCTTCGGAACAATCCAACCGAGGGTGATAAAGATTTAACCCTTGCTGAAGTGACCAGAATTTTCGAGGCTTTGTCTGAGGTGCAGAATAGAGATGGTGCCGCTACAAGCAATATTGCCTCCTTGCACTAAAGAACCGAAGAATGGCACGAAGTCGTTTTATTACAGTATACAATACTACTACTAGAAGCCTACTAGAATGTCCTGTCAACGTATGTAATGTTAATTTTGGATCTTTCCTATTTTCTTGCCTCGCCTATGAACATCTATTGTAGGTTTTTGCTCGATGATGGTACTCCTTGTTTCCATCAATCAATTATTATTAATATAATATATGGTAACAATGAAATGAGTGGcttgaaagaaaagaaaaaaattcctagcacattgtaatGGTGGTTAAAGCCATTGATGGATCAAGTATCACCCTTAGCCGGGCATGTCCACGCGGGACGTCTGAAGATTTCATAGTTCTTCTTCCATATAATAGCTCTCATCTAAAAGGTTTTCCAAAATGAGGTTGTCCATCGAACCAAAACCCACGATTTTGAATCCCCCGCATCCTCGCTACCGACAACCTCACGACATGAACATCAATCGTGGAGGCAGCGGCACCATCCAACGCGAGGCGCGGTGGCATGGCCTGAACCTCCCCATGCGGAGACGCACGAGATGAGGAAGGCATGGCCACGATCTCTCAGCATGGAGGTCGCCCTGACGATGCCCAATGTGCACGCGCGTCCCTCACACGCCAACTTTTCTATGGCCCAACACGATTGCTATCGCCCTAAAAGAGCCAGAGGAAGATATCGATCTATTTCCTCACGCTGCCCCTCCCAATGGCACTGCTATGGGAGATCCCGCCATTGGCGTCGTTGGCCTCCACGCGGGTCTGCACGCAGCACACTGGTTTCCCTCATCGACGCGGGTGTCAGACTGGACTGAACGGCCTTACCACACGCACACGCTGGACTAGATGGTCGGCCTCCACGCGGGACTGCACGCTGGGCTCTCACATGGCGAGTACGCACTGCTGCTCAATGCACGCGGCTGCACGATACAAGACTCAGGCACGACGAGGAGACGAGGACGTGATGCATGCACGTGGGAGTACGAGTTGCACGCATGCAAGGCGGCGAGTCGCCCAGGTGCATGCCGGCCTCGGCCTCAAACGTGCTCACCTTGCACAGCAAGGCCCAGACTACAAAGAGTTGGACTTGGTTTCTCACAGAACTAAAGATAGCACTTGGTGGAGAATCAGGGAGATTTGGTTATTACACCATAATCTCTGATAGACAGAAGGTAATTTCCTTGTTCTTTCTCATATTGATTGCTTAGTTGTAGTTCAAAGTGATTGCATAGTTGTAGTTTAATGTGATTGTTTAGTAGTAGTTCATATTCATTGCTTAGTTGTTGCTCATATCCATTGCTTAGTACTAGTTCATATCCATTGCTTAGTTGTTGCTCATATCCATTGCTTAGTACTAGCTAGTTCATATTATTTACTTGGATGTAGTTATGATTTTGGTCATTTTTTTTCAAACAGCGCCTTCTAAATGTTGTAAACCATGTATTCCCCAATTGTCCACATAGATTCTGCCTTAGACACATCTATCAGAACTTTCAGACTTCTGGTTTTAGGGGGTCAGAATTAAAGAAGTACATGGACAAGGCTAGTTACTCTTATACTGAACATGGCCATCTTGCTGCAATGGATGCTCTTAAATAAGAGTGTAAGGCTGCTTGGGCTTGGCTTAATAAAGTTCCTAGACATTCTTGGGCTAGATATGCCATGGACTTGAATTGCAAAACTGACTTAATTTCAACAATGTTTGTGATGTGTTTAACAAGATGATATTAGATGTGAGGGGTAAACCAATAAAGACCATGGTAGATGGAATCGGGACTAAGTTGATGGTTAGGTTCAATGGAAATAGGACAAAAACAGAGGATGCTAAGTGGGATATATGTCCAACATATGCAGAGTTGCTTGAA is from Triticum aestivum cultivar Chinese Spring chromosome 1B, IWGSC CS RefSeq v2.1, whole genome shotgun sequence and encodes:
- the LOC123100492 gene encoding uncharacterized protein, with amino-acid sequence MAALYLVATRLCDLVLGTSTIPLLSYLRPLLLLQMLLFPIWGLLEPTAVEMNVDDVALEVFNSLRNNPTEGDKDLTLAEVTRIFEALSEVQNRDGAATSNIASLH